A single genomic interval of Bradyrhizobium japonicum USDA 6 harbors:
- a CDS encoding lipopolysaccharide biosynthesis protein, with translation MIIKNLLSMSSVNVVKSAVQFLITLLITYFVTPTEFGLVAFSLPFIAFISMLTDLGLSSAMIQRTSLTREEAGAATTLMVAIGIGCALVLAAASKPLGAAVDMQGLPSVLAALSGSVVLSISAMGPRAVLERSLQYQTIALIEAGAALASATVGVAGALLGWGIWALIAYYVLMQAVRAVAFYVNTRRHIQLCFKWRGVALMLSFGGWVLASNVLNFTARNVGNLMIGAKLGAAAVGLFGLAFQFMTLPLMILSWPGGGVLMATLSRMHGEREQERRRAAICAVLGMTAMITFPAMIYLTFGLKYPVATFLSAHWQEVLPLIAILAPAGAAQSIAAYAGPILLAHNKARLQFWVSTANSASMILAFVVALPFGLTAVAVVYLIVSILVCVLMLMIGARNCAIPYASLLGALMPATVATALGALCALVATKGDVASLSHWLLATGVYALIVLGSYVIFRRRIWNSMQSLLGGSVPSIQANVSSAG, from the coding sequence ATGATCATCAAGAATCTGCTCTCGATGTCGAGCGTGAACGTCGTGAAGTCGGCCGTTCAGTTCCTCATCACGCTGCTGATCACCTATTTCGTGACGCCCACGGAATTCGGGCTCGTGGCGTTTTCGCTGCCGTTCATCGCCTTCATCTCCATGCTGACCGACCTTGGTCTGTCGAGCGCGATGATCCAGCGGACGTCGCTCACCAGGGAGGAAGCCGGCGCGGCGACGACTCTGATGGTCGCGATCGGGATTGGTTGTGCCCTGGTGCTGGCCGCCGCCTCGAAACCGCTGGGGGCTGCCGTCGACATGCAGGGGCTGCCGTCCGTGCTGGCTGCTCTGTCCGGTTCGGTCGTCTTGTCCATTTCCGCGATGGGGCCGCGCGCGGTCCTGGAGCGCTCCCTGCAATATCAGACCATCGCCTTGATCGAAGCCGGCGCGGCTCTGGCTTCCGCGACGGTGGGCGTGGCCGGAGCCCTGCTCGGATGGGGAATCTGGGCGCTGATCGCATACTATGTCCTGATGCAGGCGGTGCGCGCCGTCGCCTTCTATGTGAACACCAGGCGCCACATCCAACTGTGCTTCAAATGGCGCGGCGTCGCCCTGATGCTGTCGTTCGGCGGTTGGGTGCTGGCCTCGAACGTCCTCAACTTCACTGCGCGCAACGTCGGCAATCTCATGATCGGCGCCAAGCTCGGCGCGGCGGCGGTCGGCCTGTTCGGTCTCGCCTTCCAGTTCATGACGCTTCCGCTGATGATCCTGTCGTGGCCGGGCGGCGGCGTTCTGATGGCCACCCTGAGCCGGATGCACGGCGAGCGGGAACAGGAGCGGCGCAGGGCGGCGATCTGCGCGGTGCTTGGCATGACCGCGATGATCACATTCCCGGCAATGATCTACCTGACGTTCGGGCTGAAATATCCCGTTGCGACGTTCCTCTCGGCGCATTGGCAGGAAGTCCTGCCGCTGATTGCTATCCTCGCGCCCGCAGGCGCGGCGCAGTCGATTGCGGCCTATGCCGGGCCGATTCTGCTGGCTCACAACAAGGCCCGGCTCCAGTTCTGGGTGAGCACCGCAAACAGTGCCAGCATGATCCTTGCCTTTGTCGTGGCGTTGCCGTTCGGGCTCACGGCCGTGGCGGTCGTGTACCTGATCGTATCGATCCTCGTTTGCGTCCTGATGCTGATGATTGGCGCCCGCAACTGCGCGATCCCCTATGCTTCTTTGTTGGGCGCCCTGATGCCGGCCACCGTCGCCACCGCGCTCGGTGCATTGTGTGCGCTCGTCGCCACGAAGGGAGACGTCGCAAGCCTGTCACATTGGCTGCTGGCGACGGGCGTCTATGCGCTGATCGTGCTTGGCAGCTACGTGATATTCAGGCGTCGTATCTGGAACAGCATGCAGTCGCTGCTCGGCGGATCGGTTCCGTCGATACAGGCGAATGTTTCCTCGGCAGGTTAG
- a CDS encoding acyltransferase family protein, whose protein sequence is MSADSKNFVEAIQGLRGVAALTVLIVHLQDMPLLAGFLPPIWPWLEATVNMGGHGVELFFMISGFLIPASLMRHRSVGKFFLDRALRILPVFVILHLILFTAGPLVGYKFFKGIDLPTYLKLFFVNLAFLPDALGLPIGQQNAWTLSYEWAFYILFAVIFVMLVQRRNWLLAAPFILLGLAGIAFRPIAAFFLVGLLFSLIDLRIRVVGWPGLLAGVLCGIAMYVSIEYAHPLVGLLPGALLFGMVLAPDSGIAAALSGRFLQFLGKISYSLYLVHPFALFPLQVIGVKLAAHGVNLWLLWAGFAGLGLIAALIAGTVSYELIEVRLRRLLDPALRGLLFGVRREARYVA, encoded by the coding sequence GTGAGCGCAGACAGCAAGAATTTCGTGGAGGCGATTCAGGGGCTGCGCGGCGTCGCCGCGCTCACCGTGCTGATCGTCCATCTTCAGGACATGCCGCTTCTGGCGGGCTTCCTGCCTCCGATCTGGCCGTGGCTGGAAGCGACGGTCAACATGGGCGGGCACGGGGTCGAGCTGTTCTTCATGATCAGCGGCTTCCTGATTCCGGCGAGCCTGATGCGTCACCGCAGCGTCGGGAAGTTCTTTCTCGATCGCGCCCTGCGAATCCTGCCCGTGTTCGTCATCCTGCACCTGATCCTGTTCACGGCAGGCCCCCTGGTTGGCTACAAGTTCTTCAAGGGGATCGATCTGCCGACCTATCTCAAGCTGTTCTTCGTCAATCTGGCGTTCCTGCCGGACGCGCTGGGATTGCCGATCGGCCAGCAGAATGCGTGGACACTGAGCTACGAATGGGCGTTCTACATTCTGTTCGCGGTGATCTTCGTGATGTTGGTGCAGCGAAGGAACTGGCTGCTGGCGGCGCCGTTCATCCTGCTCGGTCTCGCGGGCATCGCCTTTCGGCCGATCGCCGCGTTCTTTCTGGTCGGGCTGTTGTTCAGCCTGATCGATTTGCGGATCCGCGTCGTCGGCTGGCCCGGATTGCTGGCGGGCGTCCTTTGCGGGATCGCGATGTACGTGTCGATCGAATATGCGCATCCGCTGGTCGGGCTGCTGCCGGGCGCGCTGCTGTTTGGAATGGTCCTTGCTCCGGACTCCGGAATTGCCGCCGCTTTGAGCGGCAGATTCCTGCAGTTCCTCGGAAAGATCAGCTACAGCCTCTATTTGGTCCATCCTTTTGCGTTATTTCCGTTGCAGGTCATCGGAGTGAAGCTGGCCGCGCATGGCGTCAATCTCTGGCTCCTCTGGGCCGGGTTCGCGGGCCTCGGCCTGATTGCCGCACTGATAGCGGGAACGGTCAGTTACGAGCTGATCGAAGTGAGACTCCGCCGCTTGCTCGATCCGGCGCTGCGGGGCCTGTTGTTCGGAGTGCGCCGTGAAGCTCGCTATGTCGCCTGA
- a CDS encoding acyltransferase family protein, whose protein sequence is MLAHQTKAHYVPLDSVRGLAALCVVVHHFVGSDPLAAALPHRAWIDVAFFHNSWLFVDLFFVLSGIVISMSYVQSEFSEFDFKTFTLRRIARIYPLHIVMLFAFLAFRLMRLTLTELDLLHFSTNETADLQVNNVYSFVANVFLLHAMGVLDYLSWNGPSWSISAEFYTYLVFGAVVILSQRLGYIKLVYAFSAVLAVMGAALIIFVLKNETLDFQTNAFTRCFLGFFVGVLTLRFVSGKGRSVSPFVQSACQIGAAVVAIVLVSIVGFDERLSFVAPIVFGALLGSLMAFPERLLPKLLSVRPLVWLGKRSYSIYMTHALILVLIQYFARGVGTGRLQIVDNILPGLAASLLLAVFVAAVLVLSNLTYLWVEMPGSRFVLRLFNRRAVPAVAAAE, encoded by the coding sequence GTGCTAGCTCATCAAACAAAGGCGCACTACGTTCCGCTGGACAGCGTTCGTGGCCTCGCCGCCCTCTGCGTGGTCGTCCATCACTTCGTCGGATCGGATCCGCTCGCCGCTGCGCTGCCTCATCGCGCCTGGATCGACGTCGCGTTTTTTCACAATTCCTGGCTCTTCGTCGACTTGTTCTTCGTGTTGAGCGGCATCGTGATCTCGATGAGCTACGTGCAGTCGGAGTTCAGCGAGTTCGACTTCAAAACCTTCACCTTGCGCCGTATCGCGCGCATCTATCCGCTGCACATCGTCATGCTGTTCGCGTTTCTGGCGTTTCGCCTGATGCGGCTCACGCTCACCGAACTGGACCTGCTGCACTTCTCGACCAATGAGACGGCGGATCTCCAGGTTAACAATGTGTACTCGTTTGTCGCGAATGTGTTCTTGCTCCATGCTATGGGCGTGCTCGACTATCTGAGCTGGAACGGCCCGAGCTGGAGTATCAGTGCGGAGTTCTACACCTATCTCGTGTTTGGCGCCGTCGTCATCCTGTCGCAGCGCCTTGGCTACATCAAGCTCGTCTACGCTTTCAGCGCGGTGCTGGCCGTGATGGGCGCGGCTCTCATTATCTTCGTGCTCAAGAATGAAACGCTCGATTTCCAGACCAACGCCTTCACCCGATGCTTCCTGGGCTTCTTCGTCGGCGTGCTCACGCTTCGTTTCGTCTCGGGAAAAGGTCGTTCAGTGAGCCCCTTCGTTCAGTCGGCCTGCCAGATCGGCGCGGCCGTCGTCGCCATCGTGCTGGTTTCGATCGTCGGCTTCGACGAACGGCTCAGCTTCGTGGCGCCGATCGTTTTCGGCGCCCTGCTGGGCTCGCTGATGGCGTTTCCGGAGCGGCTCCTGCCGAAGCTGCTGTCCGTCCGTCCGCTGGTCTGGCTGGGCAAGCGCTCCTATTCGATCTACATGACGCATGCGCTGATACTTGTCCTCATCCAGTACTTCGCGCGTGGCGTGGGCACCGGGCGCCTGCAAATCGTGGACAACATTCTTCCCGGACTGGCAGCCTCGCTGCTGCTCGCCGTCTTCGTGGCCGCCGTGCTCGTGCTCTCCAACCTCACCTACCTCTGGGTCGAGATGCCGGGGTCGCGGTTCGTGCTTCGGCTTTTCAATCGCCGCGCCGTTCCCGCTGTGGCCGCGGCGGAGTAG
- a CDS encoding O-antigen ligase family protein → MGAISRFFATAVFVLAPLPLGSLDLAWICFWNFLLVCSLLTADLSAVSRRNAMLLIPLAVAIAAVGVIVALQTWSDPSSESAAVWELPRHFFGLVLPDRLSVTARGTWLAFGSVLLLSLAFTRAVILASDAGAARSLLRILAWAGCLYALYGILAELIAPDMVLFRQKEAYLGFATGTFVNRNTAATFWGSCALLFLVPLLRTMHRQEGGPPEQPDWRSQLEQILSAPVALGAGFAICTIALAMTGSRAGLLLSVGTFVLAIILYLVPLELGRSRKWLVLGGSAAAGLVLLQLVGGLVAGRIVEHGLIDPQRLAAYQASLGIIADHRLLGVGLGNFEAVFPAIRPATLGSLGIWDRAHSTPLEIAVELGIPAFAVIALACLWYLYHLFTGSLRRKRDRYIPVIGASVAVLGVAHSCIDFSLQIPGYGVFFAAIVGCGLAQSLPSQMRKERGKSVQVELKSN, encoded by the coding sequence TTGGGCGCGATATCGCGATTTTTCGCCACAGCCGTGTTTGTGCTGGCGCCACTTCCGCTCGGATCCCTCGACCTCGCGTGGATTTGCTTCTGGAATTTTCTGCTCGTCTGCAGCCTGCTGACCGCCGATCTTTCGGCCGTGAGCCGTCGCAATGCCATGCTGCTCATTCCATTGGCAGTGGCGATCGCCGCGGTGGGTGTCATCGTGGCGTTGCAAACGTGGAGCGATCCGTCCAGCGAATCGGCCGCGGTCTGGGAACTGCCGCGGCATTTTTTCGGCCTCGTACTGCCTGACCGTCTCTCGGTCACCGCGCGCGGAACGTGGCTGGCGTTCGGATCGGTCTTGCTGCTGTCGCTCGCCTTCACGCGCGCCGTCATTCTCGCAAGCGACGCGGGAGCCGCACGCTCGCTGCTACGCATACTGGCATGGGCGGGTTGCCTGTATGCATTGTACGGAATTCTGGCGGAGCTGATCGCGCCGGACATGGTGCTGTTCAGGCAGAAAGAAGCCTATCTGGGCTTTGCCACGGGGACCTTCGTCAATCGAAACACGGCGGCGACGTTCTGGGGCAGCTGCGCCCTGCTGTTTCTGGTGCCGCTTCTGCGCACCATGCACCGCCAGGAAGGCGGGCCGCCGGAACAACCGGATTGGCGGTCGCAGCTCGAGCAAATCCTCTCCGCGCCGGTGGCGCTCGGCGCGGGATTCGCGATCTGCACGATCGCGCTTGCCATGACCGGATCGCGCGCGGGTCTGCTGCTGTCGGTCGGCACGTTCGTGCTGGCCATCATCCTTTATCTCGTGCCGCTCGAGCTCGGCAGATCGCGGAAGTGGCTGGTCCTCGGCGGCTCAGCGGCAGCAGGGCTCGTGCTCCTGCAGCTCGTAGGCGGCCTCGTGGCGGGGCGAATCGTCGAACACGGGCTGATCGATCCGCAGCGGCTTGCCGCCTACCAGGCGTCATTAGGGATCATCGCCGATCATCGGCTGCTCGGTGTCGGGCTCGGCAATTTCGAAGCTGTTTTTCCCGCCATCAGACCCGCAACGCTCGGCAGTCTCGGCATCTGGGACCGCGCTCACAGCACGCCGCTGGAAATTGCCGTTGAATTAGGCATTCCCGCCTTCGCCGTCATCGCGCTGGCCTGCCTCTGGTATCTTTACCATCTGTTTACCGGAAGCTTGCGCCGAAAGCGCGACCGCTACATACCCGTGATCGGCGCCAGCGTCGCTGTATTGGGAGTTGCACATAGCTGCATCGATTTCTCGTTGCAAATCCCCGGTTACGGCGTGTTTTTCGCAGCCATCGTCGGGTGCGGCCTCGCGCAATCGCTACCATCACAGATGCGAAAAGAACGTGGCAAATCCGTGCAAGTCGAGCTAAAGTCAAATTAA
- a CDS encoding transglutaminase-like cysteine peptidase: protein MSWIIKSLVAIGIASTGTAAKAEMLNDGSLNQAKGAFIREYDNALAPLQFVKFCMNNDAECASDAADRTLPSGDRAMSMLREVNSSVNASITPMQKSTNPMVARWSLSPSAGDCNDYAVTKRHQLIEMGWPKSALRLAVVLTNGGQGHLVLVARLADGDFVLDNLSASVRPWNAADYEWISMQSGGNPRFWVAIGEHGERLRATRLAMLRTSE from the coding sequence ATGAGCTGGATTATCAAATCGCTGGTCGCGATCGGGATCGCGTCGACCGGCACCGCCGCCAAGGCCGAGATGTTGAACGACGGTTCGCTCAATCAGGCGAAGGGCGCGTTCATCCGCGAGTACGACAATGCGCTCGCGCCGCTGCAATTCGTCAAGTTCTGCATGAACAACGACGCCGAATGCGCGAGCGACGCCGCCGACCGGACGCTGCCTTCGGGCGACCGGGCGATGAGCATGCTGCGCGAGGTGAACAGCTCGGTGAACGCGTCGATCACACCGATGCAGAAATCGACCAATCCGATGGTCGCGCGCTGGAGCCTTTCGCCGTCCGCCGGCGATTGCAACGACTACGCGGTCACCAAGCGTCATCAACTGATCGAGATGGGCTGGCCCAAGTCGGCACTGCGCCTCGCAGTGGTCCTGACCAATGGCGGCCAGGGCCATCTCGTGCTGGTCGCGCGACTGGCCGACGGCGACTTCGTCCTGGACAACCTTTCCGCTTCGGTGCGCCCCTGGAACGCCGCGGATTACGAGTGGATCTCGATGCAGTCCGGCGGCAATCCGCGCTTCTGGGTCGCGATTGGCGAGCATGGCGAGCGCCTGCGGGCCACGCGTCTCGCGATGTTGCGGACCTCCGAATAG
- a CDS encoding GNVR domain-containing protein, whose amino-acid sequence MFQPRDQFPQRPRYAIEVGGTTLSAERALDIVRRQWPLIVAIVAGTLAIVLVYLIVATPMYTANARILMDTRQTQVLDKDSGTANALIDPGFVDSQVEILQSDDLLLSIVRRLKLTEDPEFNGSDPGLIPLVIGKVVAMFGSDGPPSKERVERGAVELMQKNLKVERVLTTYVLSMNFRSIDPNKAAQIANAIADAYIVGALEAKYQSTKRAGEWLQQRSAELREQATASDRAVQTFKAQNNIVGTSRGLMSEQQLADVNSQLIAAHAATAEAKARLDRIEALLDKDLVQPTVTDALNNTVITRLRAQYLDLAAQYADWSSRYGKTHQAAVNLANRMEELRKAIADEVRRIADAYRSEYEIAKSRETSLEDNLKNLVSQAGSTSQAQVKLRDLESAADTYRNLYNNFLEKLQNATQNQSFPISEARIIGTAVKPDKKSSPKTLLALAGGLLGGLCFGFGAAFTKELMSDVLRSPSDVEDQLGVKCLGVLPDIRSARASADHPEGNISSYVVEHPFSRFAETLRNIKVSIDVARLSREVKVIGILSSLPKEGKTTVAANFGHLTALTGHRTLLIDGDLHTRSLTRALAPHSKTGLVEALKDPRSFGYHIQRSKESGLDFLPSVVASRMVNSADVIASKAMADLLAVVREEYEYIVIDLAPVMPVADAKAVSHLVDAMVYVIEWGRTTRNALQESMASSEGIQKKLLGAVLNRANPKMLKRIEAYKGSHYNSYYVEGA is encoded by the coding sequence ATGTTTCAGCCACGAGATCAGTTTCCGCAACGCCCGAGATATGCCATCGAGGTCGGTGGCACGACGCTCAGCGCCGAGCGCGCTCTGGACATCGTACGCCGCCAATGGCCGCTGATCGTCGCCATCGTGGCTGGTACGCTCGCGATCGTTCTCGTCTACCTGATCGTGGCAACGCCGATGTACACGGCAAATGCGCGCATCCTGATGGACACGCGCCAAACCCAGGTGCTGGACAAGGATAGCGGAACCGCCAACGCATTGATCGACCCGGGTTTCGTCGACAGCCAGGTCGAGATTCTCCAGTCGGACGACCTGCTCCTGTCGATCGTCCGTCGCCTGAAGCTCACCGAGGATCCGGAGTTCAACGGCTCGGATCCCGGATTGATTCCGCTGGTCATCGGCAAGGTCGTTGCGATGTTCGGGTCGGACGGCCCTCCGAGCAAGGAGCGGGTCGAGCGCGGCGCCGTCGAACTCATGCAGAAGAACCTGAAGGTCGAGCGCGTGCTGACGACCTATGTCCTCTCCATGAACTTCCGTTCGATCGATCCGAACAAGGCTGCGCAGATCGCCAACGCGATTGCGGACGCCTACATCGTCGGCGCGCTGGAGGCGAAGTATCAGTCGACCAAGCGCGCCGGCGAGTGGCTCCAGCAGCGCAGCGCCGAGCTGCGTGAGCAGGCGACGGCGAGCGACCGCGCCGTGCAGACGTTCAAGGCGCAGAACAACATCGTGGGCACCAGCCGGGGTCTGATGAGCGAGCAACAGCTTGCGGACGTCAACTCCCAGCTGATTGCCGCTCATGCCGCGACCGCCGAGGCCAAGGCCCGCCTCGACCGGATCGAGGCGCTGCTCGACAAGGATCTCGTCCAGCCGACCGTGACGGACGCACTCAACAACACGGTGATCACGCGCCTGCGCGCCCAATATCTCGACCTGGCGGCGCAATATGCCGACTGGTCGAGCCGTTACGGCAAGACCCACCAGGCGGCCGTGAACCTCGCCAACCGCATGGAAGAGCTGCGCAAGGCGATCGCGGACGAGGTCCGTCGTATCGCGGACGCATATCGCAGCGAGTACGAGATCGCCAAGAGCCGCGAGACATCGCTCGAGGACAATCTCAAGAATCTCGTATCCCAGGCCGGCAGCACCAGTCAGGCGCAGGTCAAGCTGCGCGACCTCGAGAGCGCGGCGGACACTTATCGCAACCTCTACAACAACTTCCTCGAGAAGCTGCAGAACGCGACGCAGAACCAGAGCTTCCCGATCAGCGAAGCGCGCATCATCGGCACGGCCGTCAAACCCGACAAGAAGAGCTCGCCCAAGACGCTGCTGGCGCTGGCCGGCGGCCTGCTCGGCGGTCTCTGCTTCGGCTTCGGAGCAGCCTTCACGAAAGAACTGATGAGCGACGTGCTGCGCTCTCCGAGCGACGTCGAGGATCAGCTCGGGGTGAAATGCCTCGGCGTCCTTCCCGACATCCGCTCGGCGAGGGCTTCGGCGGATCATCCGGAAGGAAACATATCCAGCTACGTCGTCGAGCATCCGTTCTCGCGGTTCGCGGAGACGTTGCGGAACATCAAGGTGTCGATCGACGTCGCCCGCCTCTCGCGCGAGGTCAAGGTCATTGGAATCCTGTCGTCCTTGCCGAAAGAGGGAAAAACGACGGTCGCCGCCAATTTCGGTCATCTGACCGCGTTGACCGGACATCGCACGCTGCTGATCGACGGCGACCTCCATACCCGCTCGCTGACGAGGGCGCTGGCTCCGCATTCCAAGACCGGCCTGGTCGAAGCCCTCAAGGATCCGCGCTCGTTCGGCTATCACATCCAGCGCAGCAAGGAGAGCGGGCTCGACTTCCTGCCATCCGTCGTCGCATCGCGCATGGTGAACTCGGCAGACGTCATCGCCTCCAAGGCGATGGCTGACCTGCTCGCGGTGGTGCGCGAGGAATACGAATACATCGTCATCGATCTGGCGCCGGTGATGCCGGTCGCCGACGCCAAGGCTGTCAGCCATCTCGTCGATGCGATGGTTTATGTCATCGAGTGGGGCCGTACGACCCGCAACGCGCTCCAGGAGTCGATGGCGAGTTCCGAAGGCATTCAGAAGAAGCTTCTGGGCGCCGTGCTCAATCGCGCCAATCCGAAGATGCTCAAGAGGATCGAGGCGTATAAGGGCTCGCACTACAACAGCTACTATGTCGAAGGAGCCTAG
- a CDS encoding acyltransferase family protein: MPLPGSERVNTEKSGSILGFNGLRGLSVVLVYLNHKCGLQFYSGSVGVWIFFILSGFLIIGELNRQRGKAETAASRPAAEIVTFWVKRATRIFPAYYALLAILFLTRSYFQHAGPDLGFRYHVVYLSNYWIGSVIGGTAGPFGVLWTLSVEQQFYVIAPFLFILLPLERHFVTCMSVVALGLIGHFLMYSSGFNHTAIHTLSPWNFSLIAFGGAITILHLRRQGWAPNGNGIFACLLIVAFALCSNGVIYEAPSYLSPAIDIAIGLCLVALVWWVRANQDSVFVQALEWKPLKHLGKISYGFYLVHNFIPNPLGKALTLYGGMSVPDSVKITAGAAIGFVISCAVAHISWKYFESPILRSRRGLTKFFLQYLPENPSQGVPRTELK; this comes from the coding sequence ATGCCTTTACCTGGATCTGAGCGCGTCAACACCGAGAAGTCGGGCAGCATCTTGGGCTTCAACGGGCTGCGCGGTCTCTCGGTGGTCCTGGTCTACCTCAATCACAAGTGCGGACTGCAGTTCTACTCGGGCAGCGTCGGCGTCTGGATCTTCTTCATCCTGAGCGGCTTCCTGATCATCGGCGAGCTCAACAGGCAGCGAGGCAAGGCCGAGACGGCCGCGTCCCGGCCCGCGGCGGAAATCGTCACCTTCTGGGTCAAGCGGGCGACGCGCATCTTTCCCGCATATTATGCGCTTCTAGCCATCCTGTTCCTGACCCGGTCCTATTTTCAGCACGCGGGGCCCGATCTCGGCTTCCGCTATCACGTCGTGTACCTGTCCAACTACTGGATCGGCAGCGTCATCGGCGGGACCGCCGGTCCGTTCGGCGTGCTCTGGACGCTCTCGGTCGAGCAGCAGTTCTACGTGATCGCGCCCTTCCTGTTCATCCTGCTTCCGCTGGAGCGCCATTTCGTCACCTGCATGAGCGTCGTCGCCCTCGGGTTGATCGGCCATTTCCTGATGTATTCATCGGGCTTCAATCACACCGCCATCCACACCTTGTCGCCCTGGAATTTCAGCCTGATCGCCTTCGGTGGCGCGATCACGATCCTGCATCTTCGCAGGCAGGGATGGGCCCCGAACGGCAACGGCATATTTGCCTGTCTCCTTATCGTCGCGTTCGCGCTGTGCTCGAACGGCGTGATCTACGAGGCCCCTTCGTATCTTTCCCCCGCGATCGACATTGCGATCGGGCTTTGCCTGGTCGCGCTGGTCTGGTGGGTACGCGCCAACCAGGACAGTGTCTTTGTCCAGGCGCTGGAATGGAAGCCGCTCAAGCATCTCGGGAAGATCAGCTACGGCTTCTATCTCGTCCACAACTTCATCCCGAACCCGCTCGGCAAGGCGCTGACGCTCTATGGCGGGATGTCGGTGCCCGACAGCGTCAAGATCACCGCGGGCGCAGCCATCGGTTTCGTGATCTCCTGCGCTGTCGCGCACATTTCCTGGAAGTACTTCGAATCGCCGATCCTGCGCAGCCGTCGCGGCCTGACCAAATTCTTCCTGCAATACCTGCCCGAAAATCCCTCGCAGGGCGTGCCGCGAACCGAGCTGAAATAG
- a CDS encoding undecaprenyl-phosphate glucose phosphotransferase, with protein MAVATYGSENYYSVISNRRGALQRPLQVALIAGDFVAVLLSYFAASGLYRVLVIEQDSSVGAGLVVGAVFVTIAYFQGVYDHHRLMNTVWQLRKALVVWLISLTILAVEAFLLKSSADLSRGTTLLFAATGGVALGGLRVLWRLALTSSYAKGRLVDRKVVLLSLKPLDFTSTRFKDLRKHGFNVVRHFVLDPSEEGAGWDSEIRDITRQARTADVEEYLLVIDWDEMPLLQKLSQHLRVVPQPIRLLPDFPIADLVSRPFQPVSGTVAIEIQRAPLSVFEQAQKRCLDIGLASFALLLLAPLLITAAIMIKLDSKGNVIFKQARRGFNGKQFDIWKFRSMTVAENGHVVTQATKSDARVTRVGRVLRRTSIDELPQLWNVLRGEMSLVGPRPHALAHDNYYDPIISNYVYRHHMKPGLTGWAQVNGFRGETPTIDLMEKRVEYDIWYVSNWSIWLDFRIILKTALALIHQEAY; from the coding sequence ATGGCTGTAGCAACTTACGGTTCGGAAAATTATTATTCGGTTATCTCGAACCGACGCGGTGCCCTCCAAAGACCCCTGCAAGTGGCTTTGATCGCCGGAGACTTCGTCGCCGTGCTGCTCAGCTATTTTGCGGCAAGCGGCCTGTATCGCGTGCTCGTGATCGAGCAGGACTCATCTGTCGGAGCAGGTCTGGTCGTCGGCGCGGTGTTCGTGACGATCGCTTACTTCCAGGGCGTCTACGATCACCATCGTCTGATGAACACGGTCTGGCAGCTGCGCAAGGCGCTGGTGGTCTGGCTGATCTCGCTGACCATTCTCGCCGTCGAGGCGTTCCTGCTCAAATCGTCCGCGGACCTGTCGCGCGGAACCACGCTGCTGTTCGCGGCCACCGGCGGCGTCGCCCTGGGCGGTCTGCGCGTACTGTGGCGTCTCGCGCTGACCTCGAGCTACGCCAAGGGCCGCCTGGTGGACCGCAAGGTCGTGCTGCTCAGCCTCAAGCCTCTCGATTTCACCTCGACCCGGTTCAAGGATCTGCGCAAGCACGGCTTCAACGTCGTGCGGCATTTCGTGCTCGATCCGTCGGAGGAAGGCGCGGGCTGGGATAGTGAGATTCGCGACATCACCCGTCAGGCGCGCACGGCGGATGTGGAAGAATATCTCCTGGTCATCGACTGGGACGAGATGCCGCTTCTCCAGAAGCTGAGCCAGCACCTGCGCGTTGTTCCCCAGCCGATCCGTCTTCTGCCGGATTTCCCGATCGCCGATCTGGTCTCGCGTCCGTTCCAGCCCGTCAGCGGCACGGTCGCGATCGAGATCCAGCGCGCGCCGCTCAGCGTGTTCGAGCAGGCGCAGAAGCGCTGCCTCGACATCGGCCTTGCCTCGTTCGCGCTGCTGTTGCTGGCGCCGCTGCTGATCACGGCTGCGATCATGATCAAGCTCGATTCCAAGGGCAATGTGATCTTCAAGCAGGCCCGGCGCGGCTTCAACGGCAAGCAATTCGATATCTGGAAGTTCCGCTCGATGACGGTGGCGGAGAACGGTCATGTCGTCACGCAGGCGACGAAGAGCGACGCGCGCGTGACCCGTGTCGGCCGCGTGCTGCGGCGGACCAGCATCGACGAGCTGCCGCAGCTCTGGAACGTTCTGCGCGGCGAGATGTCGCTGGTCGGGCCGCGCCCGCATGCGCTCGCGCACGACAATTACTACGACCCGATCATCAGCAACTACGTGTACCGGCATCACATGAAGCCGGGCCTGACCGGTTGGGCCCAGGTCAACGGCTTCCGCGGCGAGACGCCGACCATCGATCTGATGGAAAAGCGGGTCGAGTACGACATCTGGTACGTCAGCAATTGGAGCATCTGGCTCGACTTCAGAATCATCCTGAAGACCGCACTGGCGCTGATCCATCAGGAAGCCTACTGA